In Mycolicibacterium phocaicum, one DNA window encodes the following:
- the alc gene encoding allantoicase has product MTESLPDFTWLPDLALRSLGGAVIWANDEVFAEKENLISPGPSQYRPASFGHKGQIYDGWETRRRRDAGHDTAIVRLGVPGVIRGVVVDTAWFKGNYPPAISVDAIEVDGYPTAEQLAADPGWVPLIERSRVYGDTRNNFEVSSEQRWTHVRLNIFPDGGVARLRVHGEGRPDKRFLGVGPVDLAALENGGLVLDASNRFYSSPQNLIFPGQAQVMGDGWETARRRDDANDWVRIRLAGPGRVRLAEIDTSYFIGNSPGAAALTGLRADGQWIDLLPRTELLPDTRHRFLIDSADVVSEARLDIYPDGGLARLRLFGDLA; this is encoded by the coding sequence ATGACTGAATCACTGCCCGACTTCACCTGGTTGCCGGACCTCGCGCTGCGGAGCCTCGGCGGCGCGGTCATCTGGGCGAACGACGAAGTGTTCGCCGAGAAGGAGAACCTCATCTCCCCCGGCCCCTCGCAATATCGGCCGGCATCGTTCGGACACAAGGGCCAGATCTACGACGGGTGGGAGACCCGGCGACGCCGCGACGCCGGCCACGACACTGCCATCGTGCGGCTCGGGGTGCCGGGTGTCATCCGCGGCGTCGTCGTCGACACCGCATGGTTCAAGGGCAACTACCCGCCGGCCATCTCGGTCGACGCCATCGAGGTCGACGGCTATCCCACAGCCGAACAACTGGCCGCGGACCCCGGCTGGGTTCCACTCATCGAGCGCTCGCGCGTGTATGGCGACACCCGCAACAATTTCGAGGTGTCCTCGGAACAGCGCTGGACGCATGTGCGGCTCAACATCTTTCCCGACGGCGGGGTGGCGCGACTCCGCGTGCACGGAGAAGGCCGCCCGGACAAGCGATTCCTCGGCGTCGGCCCCGTCGACCTGGCGGCGCTGGAGAACGGCGGTCTGGTGCTCGACGCCTCGAATCGGTTCTACAGTTCGCCGCAGAATCTGATCTTCCCCGGGCAGGCGCAGGTGATGGGCGATGGCTGGGAGACCGCGCGCCGTCGCGATGACGCCAACGACTGGGTACGCATCCGGCTGGCCGGGCCGGGCCGGGTGCGGCTCGCCGAGATCGACACGTCGTACTTCATCGGCAACAGCCCCGGGGCCGCGGCGCTGACCGGATTGCGCGCCGACGGGCAGTGGATCGATCTGCTGCCCCGCACCGAACTGCTGCCCGACACGCGGCACCGTTTCCTCATCGACTCCGCTGACGTGGTGTCCGAGGCGCGGCTGGACATCTACCCGGACGGCGGGCTGGCCCGGCTGCGGCTGTTCGGGGACCTCGCGTGA
- the puuE gene encoding allantoinase PuuE, which translates to MSYPRDLVGYGRTPPDPQWPGGAAIAVQFVLNYEEGGENNVLDGDPASETFLSEMTPAEAFPNRHMSMESLYEYGSRAGLWRILRIFERRGIPLTIFAVARALQRNPEALAAFGELGHEIACHGLRWKSYQLIDRDTERAHMAEAVRILTELTGAPPLGWYTGRDSPHTRELVVEHGGFVYDSDSYADDLPYWVRVADTDHLVVPYTLDTNDMRFASPAGFSNGEEFFAHLRDAFDVLYAEGLGDSPKMLSVGLHCRLVGRPARSAALERFLDHVQRHDRVWLARRIDIAEHWRAVHPAG; encoded by the coding sequence GTGAGTTACCCACGCGACCTGGTGGGTTATGGCCGCACCCCGCCGGACCCGCAGTGGCCGGGCGGCGCAGCCATTGCCGTGCAGTTCGTCCTCAATTACGAAGAGGGCGGTGAGAACAACGTGCTCGACGGGGATCCGGCCTCGGAGACGTTCCTGTCCGAGATGACGCCGGCCGAGGCGTTCCCCAACCGGCATATGAGCATGGAGTCGCTCTACGAGTACGGCTCGCGCGCCGGATTGTGGCGGATACTCCGGATTTTCGAGCGACGAGGTATCCCGCTGACCATCTTCGCGGTGGCGCGGGCACTGCAGCGCAACCCGGAGGCGCTGGCCGCGTTCGGTGAACTCGGGCACGAGATCGCCTGTCACGGGCTGCGGTGGAAGTCCTATCAGCTGATCGACCGCGACACCGAACGTGCACACATGGCGGAGGCGGTGCGCATCCTGACCGAGCTCACGGGCGCCCCGCCGCTGGGCTGGTACACCGGCCGGGACTCACCGCACACGCGGGAGCTGGTGGTCGAGCACGGCGGGTTCGTGTACGACTCGGACTCCTACGCCGACGATCTGCCGTACTGGGTGCGGGTGGCCGACACCGACCATCTGGTGGTGCCGTACACGCTCGACACCAACGACATGCGATTCGCTTCTCCCGCAGGCTTTTCCAACGGCGAGGAGTTCTTCGCCCATCTGCGTGACGCGTTCGACGTCCTCTATGCCGAGGGTCTGGGCGACAGCCCGAAGATGCTCTCGGTCGGGTTGCACTGCCGCCTGGTCGGTCGCCCGGCCCGCAGTGCGGCGCTGGAACGATTCCTGGACCACGTGCAGCGTCATGACCGGGTGTGGCTGGCCCGGCGCATCGACATCGCCGAGCATTGGCGCGCCGTGCACCCGGCCGGTTAG
- a CDS encoding aspartate/glutamate racemase family protein, producing MSQIWVINPNTTESMTAGIGRCAQAVAGPGVDVVAVTSEHGPPSIESHYDEAMSVPGLLEAIRRGEQAGVDGYVIACFGDPGLDAAREVAAGPVIGIAEAAMHTASHLGRGFSVVTTLSRTMGRAADLAERYGMQRFCLGIHACDIPVLDLETDPTARKVITEACRDALESDGSDAIVLGCAGMAEMCAAITAELGVPVVDGVSAATLTVQALVRMGLRTGKRGEFATPPAKQYTARRDG from the coding sequence ATGAGCCAGATCTGGGTCATCAATCCCAACACCACAGAATCGATGACCGCTGGGATCGGCCGCTGCGCACAGGCAGTGGCCGGTCCCGGCGTCGATGTGGTTGCCGTGACGTCCGAACACGGCCCGCCCTCGATCGAAAGCCACTACGACGAGGCCATGAGCGTGCCGGGTCTGCTGGAGGCGATCCGGCGCGGCGAACAGGCCGGGGTCGACGGATATGTGATCGCGTGTTTCGGCGATCCGGGACTGGACGCGGCGCGGGAGGTCGCGGCCGGGCCCGTCATCGGCATCGCCGAGGCCGCCATGCACACCGCCAGTCATCTCGGCCGGGGTTTCTCGGTGGTGACGACGTTGTCGCGCACCATGGGCCGCGCCGCCGATCTGGCGGAACGCTATGGGATGCAACGGTTCTGCCTGGGTATCCATGCCTGCGACATTCCGGTGCTCGACCTCGAGACAGACCCGACGGCACGCAAGGTCATCACCGAGGCATGCCGGGATGCGTTGGAGTCCGACGGCTCCGATGCCATCGTCCTGGGGTGCGCGGGCATGGCCGAGATGTGCGCGGCGATCACCGCAGAACTCGGGGTGCCGGTGGTCGACGGGGTGAGCGCCGCGACGTTGACGGTGCAGGCATTGGTGCGGATGGGTCTGCGCACCGGCAAACGTGGCGAGTTCGCGACGCCGCCCGCCAAGCAGTACACCGCCCGGCGCGACGGCTAA
- a CDS encoding NCS1 family nucleobase:cation symporter-1, with product MTDTLVPKDLTPPGAVIGAGDIVEAAGHPVGGGVIKPDYDPRLTNEDLAPLGKQSWGSYNIFAFWMSDVHSVGGYVTAGSLFALGLASWQVLVALLIGITLVYFLCNLVAKPSQASGVPYPVICRTAFGVLGANIPAVIRGLIAVAWYGIQTYLASAALDVVLLKLFPGLAPYADLATHGFLGLPVLGWASFLLLWVLQACVFWRGMEAIRRFIDFCGPAVYVVMFVLCGYLIYKAGWGAIDLNLGEVKYTGLDSIPVMLGAIALVVSYFSGPMLNFGDFSRYGKSFAAVKKGNFLGLPVNFLVFSVLVVVTASLTLPVFGELLTDPVQTVARIDSTFAIVLGALTFTIATIGINIVANFISPAFDFSNVSPQRISWRAGGMIAAVGSVLITPWNLYNNPEVIHYTLETLGAFIGPLFGVLLADFYLVRKQKVVVDDLFTMAESGKYWYTKGYNKVAVIATVAGAVLAALPVLLAGSVYGMHTAAQYSWFIGCGVALGIYRLLAVRDRFVAESVS from the coding sequence ATGACTGACACCCTCGTTCCCAAGGACCTGACCCCACCGGGCGCGGTGATCGGCGCAGGTGACATCGTCGAGGCCGCCGGCCACCCCGTCGGTGGCGGCGTCATCAAACCGGATTACGACCCTCGACTGACCAACGAGGACCTGGCTCCGCTGGGCAAGCAGAGCTGGGGCTCCTACAACATCTTCGCGTTCTGGATGTCCGACGTGCACAGCGTCGGCGGCTATGTGACCGCGGGCAGCCTGTTCGCCCTCGGGCTGGCCAGTTGGCAGGTTCTGGTGGCGCTGCTGATCGGCATCACGCTCGTCTACTTCCTGTGCAACCTGGTCGCCAAGCCGAGCCAGGCTTCCGGCGTGCCCTATCCGGTGATCTGTCGCACCGCGTTCGGCGTGCTGGGGGCGAACATCCCGGCCGTCATCCGTGGACTGATCGCGGTGGCCTGGTACGGCATTCAGACCTACCTGGCGTCGGCCGCCCTGGATGTCGTGCTGCTCAAGCTGTTTCCGGGGCTCGCCCCGTACGCGGATCTCGCCACTCACGGCTTCCTCGGTCTGCCGGTGCTGGGCTGGGCCAGCTTCCTGCTGCTGTGGGTGTTGCAGGCCTGCGTCTTCTGGCGCGGCATGGAGGCGATCCGCAGGTTCATCGACTTCTGCGGCCCCGCCGTCTACGTCGTCATGTTCGTCCTGTGCGGTTACCTCATCTACAAAGCCGGCTGGGGCGCAATCGATCTCAACCTCGGCGAGGTCAAGTACACCGGCCTGGATTCGATTCCGGTGATGCTCGGCGCCATCGCGCTGGTGGTGTCCTACTTCTCCGGTCCGATGCTGAACTTCGGCGACTTCTCCCGCTACGGCAAGTCGTTCGCCGCGGTCAAGAAGGGCAACTTCCTCGGGCTGCCGGTCAACTTCCTGGTGTTCTCCGTGCTGGTGGTGGTCACCGCGTCGCTGACGCTGCCGGTGTTCGGCGAACTGCTCACCGACCCCGTGCAGACCGTGGCCCGCATCGACAGCACCTTCGCAATCGTGTTGGGCGCGTTGACCTTCACCATCGCCACCATCGGCATCAACATCGTCGCCAACTTCATCAGCCCGGCGTTCGACTTCTCCAACGTCAGCCCGCAGCGCATCAGCTGGCGCGCCGGCGGCATGATCGCCGCGGTCGGCTCGGTGCTGATCACGCCGTGGAACCTCTACAACAACCCGGAGGTGATCCACTACACGCTGGAGACCCTGGGCGCCTTCATCGGACCGCTGTTCGGTGTGCTGCTCGCCGACTTCTACCTGGTGCGTAAGCAGAAGGTGGTCGTCGACGACCTGTTCACCATGGCCGAGTCCGGAAAGTACTGGTACACCAAGGGCTACAACAAGGTCGCGGTCATCGCGACCGTGGCCGGCGCGGTGCTCGCGGCACTGCCGGTGCTACTGGCGGGCAGCGTGTACGGCATGCACACCGCGGCCCAGTACAGCTGGTTCATCGGCTGCGGCGTCGCCCTCGGTATCTACCGGTTACTGGCCGTCCGCGACCGGTTCGTCGCCGAGTCGGTGTCGTGA